The proteins below come from a single Chryseobacterium nepalense genomic window:
- a CDS encoding glycoside hydrolase family 97 protein has product MKKYTIGALLFSIMLINVNAQSLQSPDGKFEMNFQLKQGIPYYNLKYNGNVVVEDSKLGLRLFKDTAIKFASEIAKPEDAKFDLNNGFTKTEEKRDSKNEIWQPVLGEKKNYVNQYNELAVTLHQDATDRNIVVKFRLFNDGLGFRYEFPQQKNLNYFVIREEDSEIDFPTDMKAWWIAADYDSQEYQPQTTKISEIPGRWDQAFDKHSSQTLIKNAVQSPLMLKKEGKDPLYVNVGEAAVLNYPASHLEVDPVNFKFKTHLTPDRQGAKGYIQTSSVSPWRTIIVSPKAEEVLASKMMFNLNEPTKYTDTSYIHPTKYMGVWWEMIIGKSQWAYSTAENVHIGVTDFSKLTPNGKHAANNTKVKEYIDFAAANGFGGLLIEGWNAGWEDWFGHSKEFVFDFITPYPDFDIKMLNEYAHSKGIKLIMHHETSGSATNYERWADKAFKLMNDYGYDAVKTGYVGDIIPRGEHHYSQWTINHFYRIAEKANEYKIMVNSHESVRPGGESRTYPNWISAEAARGTEHEAFQGNNPDHQTILPFTRWMGGSMDYTPGIFQTKLDYYFPGDKRFVKTTLVKQLALYVVMYMPLQMASDLPENYQKHMDAFQFIKDVAADWDDTKILSAEPGDYIITARKAKGTENWFVGGITDENKRDYTVDFSFLDKGKKYEATIYEDGKDADYINNPQSYNIYKKQITSKSKINFKMVRSGGFAISIKPL; this is encoded by the coding sequence ATGAAAAAATATACCATTGGAGCATTGTTGTTCTCGATAATGCTTATAAATGTTAATGCCCAATCCTTACAATCTCCTGACGGAAAGTTTGAAATGAACTTTCAGCTGAAGCAGGGAATTCCGTATTACAATCTGAAATATAACGGAAATGTAGTGGTGGAGGATTCCAAATTGGGGCTGAGATTATTTAAAGATACCGCCATTAAATTTGCTTCGGAAATTGCAAAACCCGAAGATGCCAAATTTGACCTCAACAACGGCTTTACCAAAACAGAAGAAAAAAGGGATTCTAAAAATGAAATCTGGCAGCCTGTGTTGGGAGAGAAAAAAAATTATGTCAATCAATACAATGAATTGGCGGTAACTCTTCATCAGGACGCTACAGATAGAAATATTGTGGTTAAGTTCAGGCTGTTCAATGACGGATTAGGATTTCGGTATGAATTTCCCCAGCAGAAAAACCTGAATTATTTTGTGATCCGTGAAGAAGACTCGGAAATTGATTTTCCAACGGATATGAAAGCATGGTGGATTGCAGCGGATTATGACTCCCAGGAATACCAGCCGCAGACAACAAAAATCTCTGAAATTCCCGGTCGATGGGATCAGGCATTTGATAAACATTCTTCCCAGACTTTAATAAAAAATGCCGTACAGTCTCCTTTAATGCTGAAAAAAGAAGGTAAAGATCCTTTGTACGTAAATGTTGGAGAGGCAGCGGTGTTAAATTATCCTGCTTCACATCTTGAAGTAGATCCGGTTAATTTTAAATTTAAAACACACTTAACTCCCGACAGACAGGGTGCAAAAGGATATATCCAAACCTCTTCCGTTTCCCCGTGGAGAACAATCATTGTTTCTCCTAAAGCAGAAGAAGTTTTAGCATCTAAAATGATGTTTAACCTGAATGAACCTACAAAATATACCGATACTTCATACATTCACCCTACAAAATACATGGGCGTCTGGTGGGAAATGATCATCGGGAAGTCACAGTGGGCATATTCCACAGCTGAAAACGTTCATATCGGAGTGACGGATTTTTCCAAATTAACACCTAACGGAAAACATGCCGCGAATAATACGAAGGTAAAAGAATACATCGATTTTGCGGCAGCCAACGGTTTTGGCGGATTACTTATCGAAGGATGGAATGCCGGCTGGGAAGATTGGTTTGGACACTCAAAAGAATTTGTTTTCGATTTCATCACACCTTATCCTGATTTTGATATCAAAATGCTGAATGAATATGCACATTCAAAAGGAATAAAGCTTATCATGCACCATGAAACTTCAGGTTCGGCCACGAACTATGAAAGATGGGCAGACAAAGCCTTCAAATTAATGAATGACTATGGTTATGATGCCGTGAAAACAGGTTATGTAGGAGACATCATACCAAGAGGTGAACATCATTATTCCCAGTGGACGATCAATCATTTCTATAGAATTGCAGAAAAAGCGAATGAATATAAAATCATGGTGAATTCTCACGAATCGGTAAGACCCGGAGGAGAGAGCAGAACGTACCCGAACTGGATCTCCGCAGAAGCAGCAAGAGGAACGGAACATGAAGCTTTTCAGGGTAATAATCCGGATCACCAGACGATTCTTCCGTTCACGAGATGGATGGGAGGATCTATGGATTATACACCGGGAATTTTCCAGACGAAACTGGATTATTATTTTCCGGGTGATAAACGTTTTGTAAAAACAACGCTGGTAAAACAGCTCGCTTTGTATGTGGTGATGTATATGCCGCTTCAGATGGCTTCAGATTTGCCTGAGAATTACCAAAAACACATGGATGCTTTCCAGTTTATTAAAGATGTCGCTGCAGACTGGGATGATACGAAGATTTTATCGGCAGAACCGGGAGATTATATCATCACGGCCAGAAAAGCAAAAGGCACAGAAAACTGGTTCGTAGGAGGAATCACCGACGAAAATAAACGTGATTACACGGTAGATTTTTCATTTTTAGATAAAGGAAAAAAATACGAAGCCACGATTTATGAAGATGGGAAAGATGCGGATTACATCAACAATCCACAGAGTTACAATATCTACAAAAAACAGATCACGAGTAAGTCTAAAATCAATTTTAAAATGGTAAGAAGTGGCGGTTTCGCAATTTCAATAAAACCATTGTAA
- a CDS encoding SDR family oxidoreductase, which translates to MEKSITRRNALGKIAATVAVAAVSPGAFAQSQNQKPKNSTGPDLTDPTTKYPRPPFKSQSQPFPGLASKMDPVPDHGEKSYVGSGRLMGRKALITGGDSGIGRAAAIAYAREGADVAINYLPEEESDAAEVIELIRKAGRKAIAIPGDIRDESFCKKLVAQAVQQLGGLDILVNNAGHQKTHESILDISTEAFERTMKTNIYAPFWITKAALPHLKPGSSIIGLSSVQAYDPSENLYDYAQTKAATTSYVKSLAKQLGPKGIRVNGVAPGPVWTALEVSGGQTQENLVKFGADTPLGRPGQPAELASIFVQLAANDASFSTGQIYGAAGGSGQP; encoded by the coding sequence ATGGAAAAATCAATCACAAGAAGAAATGCTCTTGGAAAGATTGCGGCTACTGTTGCAGTTGCTGCTGTTTCTCCGGGAGCGTTTGCGCAATCACAAAATCAAAAACCAAAAAATTCTACAGGTCCTGATCTCACAGATCCTACAACAAAATATCCGCGGCCCCCTTTTAAAAGCCAGTCGCAGCCTTTCCCGGGATTGGCAAGCAAAATGGATCCCGTCCCTGATCATGGCGAGAAAAGCTATGTAGGGTCAGGAAGACTTATGGGTAGAAAAGCGCTAATTACGGGCGGAGATTCCGGAATAGGCAGGGCTGCAGCAATTGCTTATGCTCGTGAAGGAGCGGATGTTGCGATTAATTATTTACCTGAAGAAGAATCTGATGCAGCAGAAGTTATTGAACTTATCAGAAAAGCAGGAAGAAAAGCGATCGCTATTCCGGGAGATATCCGGGATGAATCCTTTTGTAAAAAACTTGTTGCACAGGCTGTGCAACAGCTGGGCGGACTTGATATCCTTGTCAACAATGCAGGGCATCAAAAAACCCATGAATCGATCCTAGATATCAGTACTGAAGCATTTGAAAGAACGATGAAAACCAATATTTATGCACCTTTCTGGATTACAAAAGCTGCCTTGCCTCATTTGAAACCAGGTTCTTCTATTATCGGACTTTCTTCGGTTCAGGCTTATGATCCTTCTGAAAATCTCTATGATTACGCACAGACGAAAGCGGCAACAACAAGTTATGTAAAATCCTTAGCCAAACAGCTTGGTCCCAAAGGAATCCGGGTAAACGGTGTTGCTCCGGGGCCCGTTTGGACCGCTCTTGAAGTGAGTGGCGGACAGACACAGGAAAATCTTGTGAAATTCGGGGCGGATACCCCTTTGGGAAGACCTGGACAACCGGCAGAACTTGCTTCAATCTTTGTTCAGCTTGCCGCGAATGACGCCAGTTTTTCTACCGGCCAGATTTACGGTGCTGCAGGAGGAAGCGGTCAGCCGTAA
- the egtD gene encoding L-histidine N(alpha)-methyltransferase, whose translation MSLQLTKEPKKRSEKNHSDHFLNDVLTGLQSNPKHLSSKYFYDKTGDELFQKIMAMPEYYLTRCELDIFKNKTSELAEAIRSDEQPFDLIELGAGDAMKSTYLLKYLSEKRADFTYMPIDISGNILSVLENNLKDKLPEINIKTLEGEYFQMLKKAMKLSSRRKVILFLGGNIGNMTSKEAEKFCTSLHQLLNSEDIVLIGFDLKKNPFTVLNAYSDKSGITAEFNLNLLTRINRELGGNFDIEQFEHYESYDPITGACRSFLISLKNQQVKIEEETIDFAENEVIDMEVSQKFSKSDIEYLAEKSGFSISRNISDSKEWFIDSIWKVNK comes from the coding sequence ATGAGCCTGCAATTAACCAAAGAACCCAAAAAAAGAAGTGAAAAAAATCATTCAGATCATTTTCTGAATGATGTTCTTACCGGTCTTCAAAGCAATCCTAAACATTTATCTTCAAAATATTTTTATGATAAAACAGGAGACGAGCTTTTTCAGAAGATCATGGCAATGCCGGAATATTATCTTACCCGATGTGAACTTGATATTTTTAAAAATAAAACGTCCGAACTTGCAGAAGCTATCCGATCCGATGAGCAACCTTTTGATCTGATTGAACTCGGAGCAGGAGATGCCATGAAATCGACATATCTGCTTAAATATTTAAGTGAAAAACGAGCCGATTTTACTTATATGCCGATCGATATTTCGGGTAATATTTTATCCGTACTTGAAAATAACCTTAAAGATAAACTTCCTGAAATCAATATTAAAACTCTTGAAGGAGAATATTTCCAGATGCTGAAAAAAGCAATGAAGCTTTCATCAAGAAGAAAAGTAATTTTATTTTTAGGGGGAAACATCGGGAATATGACCAGTAAGGAAGCGGAAAAATTCTGTACTTCACTACATCAGCTATTGAATAGTGAAGATATTGTTCTTATCGGTTTCGATCTTAAAAAAAATCCTTTTACCGTATTGAATGCTTACAGCGACAAGTCAGGAATTACGGCAGAATTTAATCTGAATCTTTTAACGAGAATCAACCGTGAACTGGGTGGAAATTTCGATATTGAACAATTTGAACATTATGAGTCATACGACCCGATTACAGGAGCATGCCGAAGTTTTCTGATAAGCTTAAAAAATCAGCAGGTAAAAATTGAAGAAGAAACAATTGATTTTGCTGAAAATGAAGTGATTGATATGGAAGTTTCACAGAAGTTTTCAAAATCAGACATTGAATATCTCGCTGAAAAATCGGGATTTTCAATAAGTAGGAACATCAGTGATTCAAAAGAGTGGTTTATAGACAGTATCTGGAAGGTAAACAAATAA
- the egtB gene encoding ergothioneine biosynthesis protein EgtB, with the protein MEIITKPKSVLKKFMDVRSRSEEICKPLEIEDYVVQPIVDVSPPKWHLGHTTWFFETFILLPNFPSYEVFDPQYNFVFNSYYETIGARVIRTDRGNLSRPSVSDVYRYRKYVDEKMTEFLNSYHMNDAILPILELGLNHEQQHQELLITDIKYILGHNPLFPAYKKEIKENQNISGEKRMLHFSEGIYEIGFDAPAFCFDNEMGKHKVYLNDFAISDHLVTNGEYLEFMEAGGYSDFKYWHADGWNWVKENDAQSPLYWHKIDGKWMHYTLSGLQEVDPDEELCHINFYEASAYAAWRGMRLPTEQEWEAASSCFSWGKRWEWTNSAYLPYPGFKKEAGAVGEYNGKFMVNQMVLRGASVATPPGHSRHTYRNFFQPELKWQFSGIRLAK; encoded by the coding sequence ATGGAAATCATTACAAAGCCAAAATCTGTTTTAAAAAAGTTCATGGATGTAAGATCGCGTTCTGAAGAAATCTGTAAGCCTCTTGAAATTGAAGATTATGTGGTGCAGCCTATTGTGGATGTTAGTCCGCCAAAATGGCATTTAGGGCACACCACGTGGTTTTTCGAGACATTCATATTACTTCCGAATTTTCCTTCTTATGAAGTTTTTGATCCGCAATATAATTTTGTGTTCAACAGTTATTACGAAACCATTGGGGCAAGAGTGATCCGTACCGACCGCGGAAATTTAAGCCGCCCGTCTGTTTCAGATGTATACCGATACCGAAAATACGTTGATGAGAAAATGACCGAATTTCTCAACAGTTACCATATGAATGATGCAATTCTTCCGATTCTGGAATTAGGCCTTAATCATGAACAGCAGCATCAGGAGCTTTTAATTACCGATATTAAATATATTTTGGGGCATAATCCGCTTTTCCCGGCTTATAAAAAAGAGATTAAGGAAAACCAAAATATATCTGGTGAAAAAAGAATGCTTCATTTTTCAGAGGGAATTTATGAAATCGGATTTGATGCACCAGCATTTTGCTTTGATAATGAGATGGGAAAACATAAAGTTTATCTGAATGATTTTGCAATTTCGGATCATCTGGTTACCAATGGAGAATATCTTGAGTTCATGGAAGCGGGAGGGTATTCGGATTTTAAATACTGGCATGCGGACGGCTGGAACTGGGTAAAAGAAAACGATGCACAATCTCCTTTATACTGGCATAAGATTGACGGCAAATGGATGCATTATACTTTAAGCGGACTTCAGGAGGTAGATCCGGATGAAGAACTTTGTCATATCAACTTTTACGAAGCTTCCGCTTACGCAGCATGGAGAGGAATGCGACTTCCAACCGAGCAGGAATGGGAAGCCGCTTCATCATGTTTTTCATGGGGGAAAAGATGGGAGTGGACTAACAGCGCCTATCTTCCATATCCCGGTTTTAAAAAAGAGGCGGGAGCCGTAGGCGAGTACAATGGAAAATTTATGGTTAACCAAATGGTTTTACGCGGAGCATCTGTTGCCACTCCTCCGGGACACAGCAGACATACATACCGGAATTTTTTTCAGCCTGAGCTGAAATGGCAGTTTAGCGGAATAAGGCTTGCAAAATAA
- a CDS encoding DUF4385 domain-containing protein → MKDQKPSYLNFDSDKYFWKPDIDYRKHPEKYKVGKGEQGVLICEPYKSEIGKYWRFKNVDIAEESSVKIFELFKEYLANDDFVGADMARKYLQMGFTRARRYFNYKSGKKYDSQNDHKPLQRGTGDPEKEKSAAIFFSKWKEAEADEQYAQMKKDWKKNFG, encoded by the coding sequence ATGAAAGACCAAAAACCATCATACTTAAATTTTGATTCCGACAAATATTTCTGGAAGCCGGATATAGATTACAGGAAACATCCTGAAAAATATAAAGTGGGAAAAGGGGAGCAGGGTGTATTGATCTGTGAACCTTATAAATCTGAAATTGGAAAATACTGGCGGTTTAAAAATGTGGATATCGCGGAAGAAAGTTCGGTGAAAATTTTTGAGCTGTTCAAAGAATATCTTGCTAATGATGATTTTGTAGGAGCCGATATGGCCCGGAAATATCTTCAAATGGGATTTACCCGGGCAAGACGGTATTTCAACTATAAAAGCGGAAAAAAATATGATTCGCAAAATGATCATAAACCTTTACAGCGCGGAACAGGAGATCCCGAAAAAGAAAAATCAGCAGCTATTTTTTTCAGCAAATGGAAAGAAGCTGAAGCAGATGAACAGTACGCACAAATGAAAAAAGACTGGAAAAAGAATTTTGGATAA
- the mnmD gene encoding tRNA (5-methylaminomethyl-2-thiouridine)(34)-methyltransferase MnmD: protein MKREIKTTNDGSKTLFINELNENYHSHHGALQEAEHVFIKNGLNLINDYEINILELGFGTGLNVLVTINEYLKTDKNHIINYFTLEKYPINESEMNDLAYFDLFDNPEFKNIYHKIHQTEWEKDIEIVKGFHLKKIECDFFELKNIDLPKINLVYYDCFGARVQPDLWEKPLFEMVSDKMAVNGLLTTYSSKGSVRRILQELDFIVEKKQGPPGKREMINAVKK from the coding sequence TTGAAAAGAGAAATTAAGACCACAAACGACGGTAGTAAAACATTGTTTATCAATGAATTAAACGAAAACTACCATTCTCATCACGGGGCACTTCAGGAAGCGGAACACGTGTTTATCAAAAATGGATTAAATTTAATAAATGATTACGAAATTAATATTTTAGAACTGGGTTTTGGAACAGGTTTGAATGTTTTGGTAACAATTAATGAATATTTAAAAACTGACAAAAATCATATCATCAACTATTTTACATTGGAAAAATATCCCATAAATGAATCTGAAATGAACGATTTGGCATATTTTGACCTGTTTGATAACCCGGAATTCAAAAATATTTATCATAAAATTCATCAGACTGAGTGGGAAAAAGATATTGAAATTGTTAAAGGTTTTCATCTAAAAAAAATAGAATGTGATTTTTTTGAACTGAAAAACATAGACTTACCAAAAATAAACCTGGTTTATTACGACTGTTTTGGCGCAAGAGTACAGCCTGATCTTTGGGAAAAACCTTTGTTTGAAATGGTTTCTGACAAAATGGCGGTTAACGGTTTGTTAACAACCTATTCTTCAAAAGGAAGTGTGAGACGGATTCTTCAGGAACTTGATTTTATAGTGGAAAAAAAACAGGGACCTCCGGGGAAAAGGGAAATGATTAATGCGGTGAAGAAATAA
- a CDS encoding branched-chain amino acid aminotransferase: protein MIIQKTENSRISTFDPNNFSFGNTFIDHMIICEYEDGKWGDVKLVPYGPLMFTPAMMGVNYGQACFEGMKAYKDKDGQVFLFRPEKNFERINKSAKRLAMPEVTEEMFLDGLKALVDIDRDWIPHGEGMSLYIRPLIFATEEALKARVSNKYMFAIVATPAKSYYTAPVSVKISDHYSRAASGGVGSAKAAGNYAASFYPTQLAIEEGYEQIIWTDDATHEYFEESGTMNVFVRINDTIYTPPTSEKILDGVTRDSFIQLAKKRGIEVKIEPIKVKDVIEAQKNGTLKEVWGVGTAVVTTVFEALGYQGEKLELPKLSSEESYAELLKNDLVSLQNNLSEDPFGWRVQVDHVLETV from the coding sequence ATGATAATTCAAAAAACTGAAAACTCCCGAATTTCTACATTCGATCCAAACAATTTTTCTTTCGGTAATACTTTTATTGATCATATGATCATCTGTGAGTATGAAGACGGAAAATGGGGTGATGTAAAATTGGTTCCTTATGGTCCACTGATGTTTACGCCTGCGATGATGGGGGTAAACTACGGACAAGCTTGTTTTGAAGGTATGAAAGCCTATAAAGACAAAGACGGACAGGTTTTCCTTTTCAGGCCCGAAAAGAATTTTGAACGTATCAATAAGTCGGCAAAACGTCTAGCGATGCCGGAAGTAACGGAAGAAATGTTCCTTGATGGATTAAAAGCTTTGGTTGATATTGACAGAGACTGGATTCCTCACGGAGAAGGAATGTCATTATATATCAGACCTTTAATTTTCGCAACAGAAGAAGCATTGAAAGCAAGAGTATCGAATAAATATATGTTTGCTATCGTTGCAACACCGGCAAAAAGCTACTATACAGCTCCGGTTTCCGTAAAAATTTCAGACCACTATTCAAGAGCGGCCAGCGGAGGAGTAGGTTCTGCAAAAGCAGCAGGAAACTATGCTGCATCTTTCTATCCTACACAACTTGCCATTGAAGAAGGGTATGAGCAGATTATCTGGACAGATGATGCTACTCACGAATACTTCGAGGAAAGCGGAACGATGAATGTTTTTGTAAGAATTAACGATACAATCTATACACCACCGACTTCAGAGAAAATTCTGGACGGAGTTACCAGAGACAGTTTTATTCAGTTGGCTAAAAAGAGAGGTATTGAAGTGAAAATTGAGCCTATTAAAGTAAAAGACGTTATTGAAGCTCAGAAAAACGGAACCCTGAAAGAAGTATGGGGCGTAGGAACAGCTGTAGTAACAACAGTTTTCGAAGCGTTAGGATATCAGGGAGAAAAGCTTGAATTGCCAAAATTATCCAGTGAAGAGAGTTATGCGGAATTGCTTAAAAATGATTTGGTAAGCCTGCAGAATAACCTCTCGGAAGATCCTTTCGGATGGAGAGTGCAGGTAGACCATGTTTTAGAAACCGTTTAA
- a CDS encoding FKBP-type peptidyl-prolyl cis-trans isomerase, which yields MKKILFISILGLFSCSKNTQTHPPVGGVLSKNDLDVSKQRMKNLNSQERYHIQEWISGQPVKYYPTQLNYWVNVQGFDQRQRRQDDTFISYSYDLYDFDQTKIYDQPVQRRDARFGHFDELKAVEDALRFIHDGEEVTLLVPSALAYGTYGDEKKIDNDIPLIIKLKAL from the coding sequence ATGAAAAAAATACTCTTCATATCGATTCTCGGCTTATTCAGCTGCAGCAAGAATACGCAGACGCATCCACCCGTGGGAGGTGTGCTCAGCAAAAATGATCTTGATGTATCCAAACAAAGGATGAAAAACCTTAACAGCCAGGAAAGATATCACATCCAGGAATGGATCAGCGGCCAGCCGGTAAAATATTATCCTACCCAGCTGAATTACTGGGTAAATGTTCAGGGGTTTGATCAAAGACAGAGAAGGCAGGATGATACTTTCATTTCGTATTCGTACGATCTTTATGATTTCGACCAGACAAAGATCTATGACCAGCCGGTGCAGAGAAGAGATGCCAGATTCGGACACTTTGATGAGCTGAAAGCGGTAGAAGATGCTTTGCGTTTTATCCATGATGGGGAAGAAGTTACGCTTTTGGTTCCTTCGGCGCTTGCCTACGGTACATACGGAGATGAGAAGAAGATCGATAATGATATCCCTTTAATCATAAAATTAAAAGCATTATAA
- a CDS encoding peptidylprolyl isomerase, whose amino-acid sequence MNVDKETYEGLNDGLYANLQTTKGNMIVKFEDKKAPVTVANFIGLAEGKIDNKAKAKGVPYYDGTIFHRVIKDFMIQGGDPQGTGMGDPGYKFEDERNDLKHTGKGILSMANSGPNTNGSQFFITEVATPWLDGRHTIFGKVVKGEDVIDAIANVEKGPQDKPKTDIVLEKVSVFSKGDEYKNYDAAKTFTEGKAKIAESNKAFLAKEEADKKKKEEEFKANQEKMVEDMKAGMQKTESGLYYKITKTTDGKAPKAGDNVSVHYAGKLVDGSEFDSSFKRNEPIEIPIGMGRVIKGWDEGILLLKEGETATLLIPPAMGYGERGAGGVIPPNAWLIFDVELVKVK is encoded by the coding sequence ATGAACGTAGACAAAGAAACTTACGAAGGTCTTAATGACGGACTGTATGCAAATCTTCAGACAACGAAAGGAAATATGATCGTGAAGTTTGAAGACAAGAAAGCACCTGTAACTGTAGCCAATTTTATTGGTCTTGCAGAAGGGAAAATCGACAACAAGGCAAAAGCCAAAGGAGTTCCTTACTATGACGGAACTATTTTCCACAGAGTGATCAAAGATTTCATGATCCAGGGAGGAGACCCTCAGGGAACGGGAATGGGAGATCCCGGGTATAAATTCGAGGACGAAAGAAATGATCTTAAACATACCGGAAAAGGAATTCTTTCCATGGCCAACTCAGGACCGAATACCAACGGTTCTCAGTTTTTCATCACAGAAGTGGCTACACCATGGTTAGACGGAAGACACACCATCTTCGGAAAAGTAGTAAAAGGAGAAGATGTGATAGACGCGATTGCCAATGTAGAGAAAGGGCCTCAGGATAAGCCTAAAACAGATATCGTATTGGAAAAAGTGTCTGTCTTCAGCAAAGGAGACGAGTATAAAAACTACGACGCTGCAAAAACTTTCACGGAAGGAAAAGCAAAAATCGCAGAAAGCAACAAAGCGTTTTTAGCAAAAGAAGAAGCCGATAAGAAGAAAAAAGAAGAAGAATTCAAAGCTAATCAGGAAAAAATGGTGGAAGATATGAAAGCCGGAATGCAGAAAACCGAATCCGGGCTGTATTATAAAATCACCAAAACTACCGATGGAAAAGCTCCGAAAGCAGGTGATAATGTTTCCGTACATTATGCCGGAAAATTGGTTGACGGTTCCGAATTCGATTCTTCATTCAAAAGAAACGAGCCGATTGAAATTCCGATCGGGATGGGAAGAGTAATTAAAGGATGGGACGAAGGTATCCTTTTATTAAAAGAAGGTGAAACCGCTACCTTATTGATTCCGCCGGCAATGGGCTACGGAGAAAGAGGGGCAGGAGGTGTAATCCCGCCAAATGCATGGCTGATCTTCGATGTTGAGCTGGTAAAAGTAAAATAA
- a CDS encoding FG-GAP repeat domain-containing protein, protein MNKKYYLIILLLFFNNAFSQISFLPYENKWTESWPEVVKIGDVNNDGLNDVVLGLQNYGSSINNHSILVYLQNVNGTLDAPVRYPYASDFKNIGSIDIGDLNQDGKNDIIVGIKSPSSFYGIFYQNASGTLDPIITFPMSETNERVRIADMNRDGRNDIVLSNWQNIQVLYQQNTPGTFQTFTIPKPANAYFHPAPMVEIADMNNDASNDLVIHIPNLHAVYTYFSVGNTLNPNPVVFDTGQTYDGMTLGDINNDTKKDLILCKGSNGNSKIRILHQVSGSALYADQGEIPAYELPDAVKIADLNNDGKNEIIAAHGGWSKVTVYSQNTSGNYANGYQSFPVAYATSYNEDGVAVGDINNDGKKDIVIADYNVGLDILYNISAVLANEEVEKKYSLAIYPNPATDYISIKGVSVFDRYNIYDMSGRMITSGNLNGKDIDIRNLSAGKYILALHASRNANAKQVMTPFIKK, encoded by the coding sequence ATGAATAAAAAATACTATTTAATCATCCTTTTATTGTTTTTTAATAATGCTTTTTCACAAATCAGCTTTTTGCCCTATGAAAACAAATGGACAGAATCCTGGCCGGAAGTTGTGAAAATAGGAGATGTAAATAATGACGGACTTAATGATGTAGTTTTAGGGTTGCAGAATTACGGTTCAAGTATAAATAATCATTCGATTTTGGTATATCTGCAAAATGTAAACGGAACACTGGATGCACCGGTCAGATATCCTTACGCAAGTGATTTTAAAAACATAGGTTCTATTGACATCGGGGATCTTAATCAGGACGGGAAAAACGATATCATTGTCGGAATCAAATCGCCATCCTCTTTTTACGGGATTTTTTACCAGAATGCATCCGGAACGTTAGATCCTATTATTACCTTTCCCATGTCCGAAACCAATGAAAGAGTAAGAATTGCGGATATGAACCGGGATGGCAGAAATGATATTGTTCTTTCCAACTGGCAGAATATTCAGGTGTTATATCAGCAGAATACACCCGGAACTTTTCAGACTTTTACAATTCCTAAGCCTGCAAATGCTTATTTTCATCCGGCGCCGATGGTAGAAATTGCTGACATGAATAATGACGCCAGCAATGACCTGGTAATCCATATCCCGAATCTGCATGCAGTGTATACCTATTTTTCTGTAGGAAATACATTGAATCCCAATCCCGTAGTATTTGATACAGGCCAGACGTACGACGGTATGACGTTAGGAGACATTAACAATGATACTAAGAAGGATCTGATTCTTTGTAAAGGATCGAATGGAAATTCTAAGATCAGGATATTACATCAGGTTTCCGGCAGTGCACTTTATGCAGACCAGGGGGAAATTCCGGCTTATGAACTTCCTGATGCCGTAAAAATTGCCGATCTCAATAATGACGGGAAGAACGAAATTATTGCCGCTCACGGGGGCTGGAGTAAAGTAACGGTGTATTCCCAAAATACATCGGGGAATTATGCCAACGGCTATCAGTCATTTCCGGTGGCTTATGCTACGAGTTATAACGAAGATGGCGTTGCGGTTGGTGATATTAATAATGACGGCAAAAAAGACATTGTAATTGCTGATTATAATGTAGGCTTGGATATTTTATATAACATAAGTGCAGTTCTGGCAAACGAAGAAGTTGAAAAAAAATATTCATTGGCGATCTATCCGAATCCTGCAACCGATTATATTAGCATAAAAGGAGTTTCAGTGTTTGACAGGTATAATATCTATGATATGTCAGGAAGAATGATCACATCCGGTAACCTGAACGGCAAAGATATTGATATTAGGAATTTATCAGCCGGAAAATACATTTTGGCTTTACATGCATCCAGGAATGCGAATGCAAAACAGGTGATGACCCCTTTTATCAAAAAATAA